The Candidatus Gracilibacteria bacterium genome includes a window with the following:
- a CDS encoding amidohydrolase family protein codes for MNTITLRSPSDFHTHLRGYNGPATDEAGQKPNAILEAVCALQSPFAQVLAMPNLLPRHIENADDVDRYHAQIIELLPEGVNPIMTLSLKPTTTPEMIRACAGKIGAVKYYPGGVTTNSGGATGDIDPDDAKTREIFEVMAECGIALSLHPETTVTRDIVGRIIKGFVHRAEREFRPLAERIAEKYPGLTVIIEHISTREMAELVGNEKYPNLYGTVTPQHLLLTAHDKEGSHAFDPHLHCKPTLKDPEDLQAIQKLVYSGCRKVFFGSDSAPHPQSAKECAHCASGVFSSPIALQVVTDWWMSDTTDLWWQGEMGTSLSFEEKTERLQRFFADNGEVVYGKPQQEKMVILEKTPFVIPDAYQTSLSDVTIVPMWAGKEVQWSIQG; via the coding sequence ATGAATACTATCACACTTCGCTCACCGTCAGATTTCCATACACATCTGAGAGGCTATAATGGACCTGCTACTGATGAGGCAGGTCAGAAGCCGAATGCTATTCTCGAGGCAGTTTGTGCATTGCAATCACCATTTGCTCAAGTTTTGGCAATGCCGAATCTTCTTCCTCGACATATAGAGAATGCAGATGATGTGGATCGGTATCACGCGCAAATCATAGAACTTCTTCCTGAAGGCGTGAATCCAATCATGACTCTCTCGTTGAAACCTACAACAACCCCAGAGATGATCCGGGCTTGTGCTGGAAAAATCGGAGCTGTGAAATATTACCCAGGTGGGGTGACTACAAATTCGGGTGGAGCTACAGGAGATATCGACCCTGATGATGCGAAAACGAGAGAGATATTCGAAGTGATGGCAGAATGTGGTATCGCACTCTCGCTTCACCCTGAGACAACGGTTACCAGAGATATCGTCGGAAGGATTATAAAAGGTTTTGTTCATCGTGCGGAACGGGAATTTCGGCCACTTGCTGAACGCATAGCAGAAAAATATCCATGACTCACAGTTATTATCGAGCATATTTCGACTCGTGAGATGGCAGAACTTGTTGGGAATGAGAAATACCCGAACCTCTATGGAACAGTCACTCCTCAACATCTCCTTCTCACAGCGCATGATAAGGAAGGCAGCCATGCATTCGACCCACACCTCCATTGCAAGCCGACACTGAAGGATCCTGAAGATCTGCAAGCCATACAGAAGCTTGTCTATTCTGGATGTCGAAAAGTTTTTTTTGGATCTGATTCAGCACCACATCCGCAGAGTGCAAAAGAGTGTGCTCATTGTGCGAGCGGAGTTTTTTCTTCGCCTATAGCACTTCAGGTTGTTACCGACTGGTGGATGTCAGATACGACCGATCTCTGGTGGCAGGGTGAGATGGGTACTTCTCTTTCATTCGAAGAGAAGACCGAGAGGCTCCAGCGTTTCTTCGCTGATAATGGTGAAGTAGTGTATGGAAAACCTCAGCAAGAGAAAATGGTTATCCTTGAGAAAACACCATTTGTTATACCAGATGCATACCAGACTTCCCTTTCTGATGTTACTATTGTGCCAATGTGGGCCGGGAAAGAGGTACAGTGGAGTATTCAAGGATAG
- the prs gene encoding ribose-phosphate diphosphokinase, producing the protein MITFLHPHFSYLVEKIPGAKIIQFEKFSDGWPRIFLEEKEKIAGSKITYIGDFRYVDDFFGQIAFLDGVARYSPEEMDIIIPFFPAASMERDTPSGELSIANVFARLLGTIGERHPGRVQIHLYDIHDEREIFYFPANLQIHHHTTSTILKKEILSGGKNPVILFPDAGAKKAFSRFFSDYEIVTCAKVRKSPTEIEMYFEGGNLEGREVFIIDDHIRSGGTLVEACRYAREKGAPRVSAFAPHAVFAEGVKSSFLDAFDAFYTTDTIPENHARFQGSEKVKVLDFWF; encoded by the coding sequence ATGATCACTTTTCTTCATCCTCATTTCTCCTATCTGGTAGAGAAAATCCCGGGCGCAAAGATTATCCAATTCGAGAAATTCTCAGATGGATGGCCTCGGATCTTCCTCGAAGAAAAAGAAAAAATTGCAGGATCGAAAATCACCTATATTGGAGATTTCCGATATGTTGATGATTTTTTCTGACAGATCGCATTTCTCGATGGAGTGGCACGATATAGCCCGGAAGAAATGGATATTATCATTCCATTTTTTCCAGCGGCTTCTATGGAGAGAGATACTCCGAGTGGAGAACTCTCGATCGCAAATGTCTTCGCACGACTCCTCGGAACTATCGGAGAACGACATCCAGGAAGAGTTCAGATTCATCTCTATGATATCCATGATGAACGTGAGATTTTTTATTTTCCTGCCAATCTCCAGATTCATCACCACACAACGAGCACAATACTCAAAAAAGAGATTCTTTCCTGATGAAAAAACCCCGTCATTCTTTTTCCTGATGCAGGAGCAAAAAAAGCATTTTCTCGATTTTTCTCTGACTATGAGATTGTCACTTGTGCGAAAGTACGAAAATCACCAACGGAGATAGAAATGTATTTCGAATGAGGAAATCTCGAATGAAGGGAAGTATTCATTATTGATGATCATATCAGAAGTGGTGGGACACTCGTCGAAGCCTGTCGATACGCACGTGAAAAATGAGCTCCCAGAGTCTCAGCATTTGCTCCGCATGCAGTGTTCGCAGAGGGAGTGAAGTCTAGTTTTCTCGATGCATTCGATGCATTCTATACCACTGATACTATTCCTGAGAATCATGCGAGATTCCAAGGGAGTGAGAAAGTAAAAGTTCTGGATTTCTGGTTTTAA
- the lepA gene encoding translation elongation factor 4 has protein sequence MSALIFLVQFMKPSSIRNFCIIAHIDHGKSTLADRLMEITGTLEKRELQSQTLDNMDLERERGITIKLTPVRMDWKGVELNLIDTPGHVDFQYEVSRSLASVEGAILVVDASQGIEAQTLSNVYLAMENDLEIIPVLNKIDLPSADVDRVSEEVMNLLGCKKEDIIPVSAKTGLNVETILDAVIARVPEPKKLSPDSELLPHESEANESGVTKALIFDSQYDSYKGVVVYLKLFSGEIKKGDKLEFINTGAKVEALEVGCFRPKYSPTNVLYEGEIGYVVTGLKSIAEARVGDTVFAGNPESKKAIKGFKRITPYIYAGIYPVETDEYPKMKDAMEKLMLNDSSLVTEHEASPALGYGFRCGFLGLLHLDIVKERLWREHDMDVIITSPQVTYKVLINGDKCADYPRNSPELTEFENRKCTYIWMSNPEDLPRPGTYIRIEEPIAKVEMITPNEYIGNLMSLAQERRGVFKNQTYLDANRVVLHYEIPMSELVGDFYDDLKSLSSGYASLHYEPLRFQEDDIVKMDIRVAGEVVDAFSMMAHRSRVRYLGGRICEKLKDNIPKAQFAIAIQAVVGNDVVAREDISALRKDVTAKLYGGDITRKRKLLEKQKEGKKKMKQFGRVSIPSETFVNILKK, from the coding sequence ATGTCGGCATTAATTTTTCTCGTCCAATTCATGAAACCATCTTCTATCCGAAATTTCTGTATCATCGCCCATATCGACCACGGGAAGTCGACTCTTGCTGATCGCCTCATGGAAATCACGGGAACTCTCGAAAAACGTGAACTCCAGTCTCAGACGCTCGACAATATGGATCTCGAACGCGAGCGTGGCATCACTATCAAGCTCACTCCCGTTCGTATGGACTGGAAATGAGTCGAACTCAACCTCATCGATACTCCAGGGCATGTGGATTTCCAATACGAAGTATCGCGCTCTCTCGCATCAGTCGAAGGAGCAATTCTCGTCGTAGATGCGAGTCAAGGAATTGAAGCGCAGACCCTCTCAAACGTCTATCTCGCAATGGAGAATGATCTCGAAATTATCCCAGTACTCAATAAGATTGACCTCCCATCAGCCGATGTGGATCGTGTGAGTGAAGAAGTCATGAACCTCCTCGGATGCAAAAAAGAGGATATTATCCCTGTCTCTGCAAAAACCGGACTCAATGTCGAAACAATTCTCGATGCTGTCATTGCTCGAGTACCTGAACCAAAAAAACTCTCACCCGATTCTGAACTTCTTCCACATGAGTCAGAAGCGAATGAATCATGAGTGACGAAGGCTCTCATTTTCGATTCTCAGTATGATAGCTATAAGTGAGTTGTTGTATACCTGAAGCTCTTCTCGGGAGAAATCAAAAAAGGAGACAAACTCGAATTCATCAACACAGGAGCAAAGGTGGAAGCCCTTGAAGTTGGATGTTTTCGTCCGAAATACTCACCGACGAATGTACTCTATGAAGGCGAAATCGGCTATGTAGTAACAGGACTGAAGTCAATCGCCGAAGCTCGTGTCGGTGATACCGTATTCGCAGGGAATCCAGAATCCAAGAAAGCTATCAAGGGATTCAAACGCATCACTCCGTATATCTACGCAGGAATCTATCCAGTCGAGACCGATGAATATCCGAAGATGAAAGACGCTATGGAAAAACTCATGCTCAATGACTCTTCGCTCGTCACTGAACATGAAGCATCGCCAGCACTCGGATACGGATTCCGTTGTGGATTTCTTGGACTCCTCCATCTCGATATCGTGAAGGAGCGTCTCTGGCGAGAACATGATATGGACGTCATCATCACGAGTCCACAGGTAACCTACAAGGTTCTCATCAACGGCGATAAATGCGCTGATTATCCACGCAATAGTCCTGAACTCACAGAATTCGAGAATCGAAAATGTACCTATATCTGGATGTCGAATCCAGAAGATCTCCCACGCCCAGGAACCTATATCCGCATCGAAGAACCGATTGCGAAAGTCGAGATGATCACTCCGAATGAATATATCGGAAACCTCATGAGTCTCGCACAAGAGAGAAGATGAGTCTTCAAGAATCAGACCTATCTCGATGCGAATCGTGTCGTCCTCCACTATGAGATTCCTATGAGTGAACTTGTTGGGGATTTCTATGATGATCTGAAGTCTCTCTCCTCTGGATATGCGAGTCTCCACTATGAGCCGCTCCGATTCCAGGAAGACGATATCGTGAAGATGGATATCCGTGTCGCTGGGGAAGTGGTCGATGCTTTCTCGATGATGGCACATCGCAGTCGTGTCCGCTATCTCGGTGGACGTATCTGTGAGAAACTGAAGGACAATATCCCGAAAGCCCAATTCGCCATCGCCATCCAAGCCGTCGTCGGGAATGATGTCGTCGCTCGTGAAGATATCTCCGCCCTCCGCAAGGATGTGACCGCGAAGCTCTATGGAGGTGATATCACTCGAAAACGAAAACTTCTCGAGAAACAGAAAGAAGGAAAGAAAAAGATGAAACAATTCGGACGAGTCTCTATTCCAAGTGAAACATTCGTGAATATACTGAAGAAATAA
- a CDS encoding helix-turn-helix transcriptional regulator translates to MKNKIKEYRIKLGLTQEDLANKVSVRRETIVFLEQGKYNPSLKLAYDIVKIFDMSIEDVFIFDET, encoded by the coding sequence ATGAAAAATAAAATAAAAGAATACAGAATAAAACTCGGACTTACTCAGGAAGATCTCGCCAATAAAGTGAGTGTCAGACGTGAAACTATAGTATTTTTGGAACAAGGAAAATATAATCCGTCACTGAAACTCGCCTATGATATTGTGAAGATTTTTGATATGAGTATTGAGGATGTTTTTATTTTCGATGAGACATAG
- the pyrF gene encoding orotidine-5'-phosphate decarboxylase has translation MRFYEQLKHAIEKNNSLLCVGLDPDISRIPDGISVFDFLKNIIDETYDLVSCYKPQIAYFASYGGERDLENIIHYIQNNYPEIPVILDAKRGDIGSTADQYAKEVFERYGADAITVNPYMGGDTIVPYLNYPDKGVIILCKTSNPGSGDFEDLTLTNGRKLYEEVAYRASQKWNKEDQVLLVVGGTYPAEIKKVREIVGDDMFFLIPGIGAQGGDIEATVKAAKNSEGSGMIINSARAILYPKTGTSREEAIRTRDIINLYR, from the coding sequence ATGAGATTCTATGAACAACTCAAACACGCAATAGAAAAAAATAATTCTCTTCTTTGTGTTGGCCTTGATCCTGATATTTCTCGGATTCCGGATGGAATATCAGTATTCGATTTTCTCAAAAATATCATCGATGAGACATATGACCTCGTCTCTTGTTATAAGCCACAGATAGCGTACTTCGCGAGTTATGGATGAGAAAGAGATCTCGAGAATATCATCCACTACATACAGAATAACTACCCAGAAATTCCTGTTATCCTCGATGCGAAGCGAGGTGACATCGGAAGTACTGCAGACCAATATGCCAAAGAAGTGTTCGAAAGGTATGGGGCTGATGCTATCACCGTAAATCCATATATGTGAGGTGATACGATTGTGCCATATCTCAACTACCCAGACAAAGGTGTCATCATTCTCTGCAAGACATCGAATCCTGGAAGTGGAGATTTCGAAGATCTCACACTCACAAATGGCCGAAAACTCTATGAAGAAGTTGCCTATCGAGCAAGTCAGAAATGGAATAAAGAAGATCAAGTACTTCTCGTGGTTGGATGAACGTATCCAGCAGAAATCAAGAAAGTCAGAGAAATTGTCGGAGATGATATGTTTTTTCTCATACCGGGTATCGGTGCACAAGGGGGCGATATCGAAGCCACAGTAAAGGCTGCAAAAAATAGTGAATGAAGTGGTATGATCATCAACTCAGCACGAGCAATACTCTATCCGAAGACAGGAACAAGCAGGGAAGAGGCAATTCGAACACGAGATATTATTAACTTATATAGATAA
- the pyrB gene encoding aspartate carbamoyltransferase, producing the protein MRHIISSKQFSRADIDYLMSEARKMDTILSKGGSRMFDEKIMATLFYEPSTRTRLSFESAMHRLGGKVISETDVTFSSQSKGEILADTIRIVSGYADIIAIRSKNTGDALLASQYSSVPIINAGDGSGEHPTQSLLDLYTITKSFPQIFEDKPMQVTFVGDLRYGRTVHSLSLLLRNFANVSIAFIAPENLNIPEEYKKEEDFVSETLSDELLSKSDVIYMTRVQKERFPNLESYEAVKDAFIFDEDTVGKMKSDAILMHPLPRVNEITLGVDNLPQARYFEQARNGVPMRMALIKYCLEH; encoded by the coding sequence ATGCGTCATATTATTTCTTCGAAACAGTTCTCTCGTGCAGATATAGACTACCTCATGTCTGAGGCACGGAAGATGGATACTATCCTCTCGAAATGAGGAAGCAGAATGTTCGACGAAAAAATCATGGCAACGCTTTTCTATGAGCCATCGACCCGTACGCGACTCTCATTCGAATCAGCGATGCATCGACTCGGTGGGAAGGTAATCTCTGAGACAGATGTCACTTTTTCGAGCCAATCGAAGGGAGAAATACTTGCAGATACCATCCGTATCGTCTCTGGATATGCGGATATCATTGCAATACGTTCGAAAAACACAGGAGATGCGCTCCTCGCAAGCCAATACTCCAGTGTTCCTATTATCAATGCAGGTGATGGTTCAGGAGAACATCCGACTCAGTCACTCCTCGATCTCTATACCATCACGAAGTCATTTCCACAGATATTCGAAGACAAGCCAATGCAGGTTACTTTTGTCGGAGATCTCCGCTATGGTCGCACCGTACACTCACTTTCGCTTCTCTTGCGGAATTTCGCGAATGTATCGATAGCGTTCATAGCACCAGAAAATCTCAATATCCCAGAAGAATACAAAAAAGAAGAAGATTTCGTCAGTGAGACCCTCTCCGATGAACTCCTCTCAAAAAGTGATGTCATCTATATGACTCGTGTTCAGAAAGAACGATTTCCAAATCTCGAATCGTATGAAGCAGTGAAAGATGCATTCATATTCGATGAGGATACAGTAGGGAAGATGAAGTCTGATGCCATCCTCATGCATCCTCTCCCGAGAGTGAATGAGATCACACTCGGAGTTGATAATCTTCCACAAGCACGATACTTTGAACAGGCGCGAAATGGAGTTCCTATGAGAATGGCACTCATCAAGTATTGTCTCGAACACTAA
- the ndk gene encoding nucleoside-diphosphate kinase has protein sequence MAERSLIILKPDTVHRGLVGQVTTRIEQRGFKVVAMKMALVSREKLDEHYGHLTSKPFYPEIVAYMTMGPVVFMIVEGDNAVGGMRQLCGATDPAQAEMGTIRADYATTIRYNLIHASDSAENAEVEIKRFFADSEICSYERKAI, from the coding sequence ATGGCAGAACGTTCACTTATTATCTTGAAGCCTGATACAGTACACCGCGGTCTCGTTGGTCAAGTTACTACTCGCATCGAACAACGCGGATTCAAGGTTGTTGCAATGAAGATGGCTCTCGTATCTCGCGAGAAGCTCGATGAACACTACGGACACCTCACATCTAAGCCTTTCTACCCTGAGATCGTTGCATACATGACTATGGGTCCTGTTGTATTCATGATTGTCGAGGGTGATAATGCTGTTGGTGGTATGCGTCAACTCTGTGGAGCGACTGATCCAGCTCAGGCTGAGATGGGTACAATCCGTGCAGACTATGCAACTACTATCCGTTACAACCTTATCCATGCTTCTGATAGTGCAGAAAATGCTGAAGTAGAAATCAAGCGTTTCTTCGCTGATTCTGAGATTTGTTCTTACGAAAGAAAGGCTATCTAA
- a CDS encoding DUF2178 domain-containing protein has translation MTLKTYRNIRIGVTILLAMTISQSIIFENFILPIVAIIISTLILLFFRGKVKDIIADERDYLLAGKSALLSMQIFSWIAVLAMFVLFYFKHLNPAYEYIGMTLAYSVCLLMIMYSMIFTFQSKESISKHRSKFIVFAIILALFIGIFSIRFFSGEDNWVCQNGVWVEHGHPDFPAPNTICN, from the coding sequence ATGACACTTAAAACGTATAGAAATATTCGTATAGGCGTTACTATACTCCTAGCAATGACCATTTCTCAATCCATTATTTTTGAGAATTTTATACTTCCTATCGTCGCGATAATTATCTCGACACTGATTCTTTTATTTTTCCGAGGCAAGGTCAAGGATATTATCGCTGATGAAAGAGATTACCTTTTAGCGGGAAAATCCGCTTTACTGAGTATGCAAATTTTCTCTTGGATCGCCGTCTTGGCGATGTTTGTGCTTTTTTATTTCAAACATCTCAATCCAGCGTATGAATATATCGGGATGACTCTAGCTTATTCAGTATGTCTTTTGATGATTATGTACAGCATGATTTTTACCTTTCAGAGCAAGGAAAGTATTTCTAAACATAGAAGTAAATTTATTGTTTTTGCTATTATTCTCGCTCTTTTTATCGGTATTTTTTCCATTCGCTTTTTCTCTGGAGAAGATAATTGGGTTTGTCAAAATGGTGTTTGGGTAGAACACGGACATCCTGATTTTCCTGCTCCAAATACTATTTGTAATTAA
- the pyrE gene encoding orotate phosphoribosyltransferase: protein MLTPTKREFIAYCANNGVLQFNTETPFILKSGRKSPWFFNAGNLMQHGEGLARIARIYTDSLIANFSDSDGNIDADILYGPAYKGIPLAAVVAQEYYNRTGKSIGFSSHRKEIKDHGEGGNGFGMNVRGKSCILLDDVITAGTAFRKSVEDIEKDGGTVRGLVVLLDREEITGDASIPNPESERISAIMQAEKENNVTIVSSLSRTDVRSAIEENLVGDVSIGKAMDTYHETYGIYPFSK from the coding sequence ATGCTTACACCTACAAAACGTGAATTTATTGCCTACTGTGCAAATAACTGAGTACTCCAATTCAATACAGAAACACCATTTATATTGAAGTCTGGACGGAAATCCCCTTGGTTCTTCAATGCTGGTAATCTCATGCAACATGGCGAATGACTCGCAAGAATAGCAAGAATCTATACGGATTCACTTATCGCGAATTTTAGTGATAGTGATGGTAACATCGATGCGGACATACTCTATGGACCCGCTTACAAGTGAATTCCTCTTGCTGCGGTCGTAGCACAAGAATACTACAATCGAACAGGGAAAAGTATTGGTTTCTCATCGCATCGCAAAGAGATCAAAGATCATGGTGAGGGAGGAAATGGATTCGGGATGAATGTACGAGGGAAGTCATGTATTCTCCTCGACGATGTCATCACTGCAGGAACCGCATTCCGTAAATCAGTCGAAGATATAGAAAAAGATGGCGGAACGGTACGATGACTCGTGGTTCTTCTTGACCGGGAAGAGATCACAGGTGATGCGAGTATACCGAACCCCGAGAGTGAGAGAATATCTGCAATCATGCAAGCCGAGAAAGAGAACAACGTCACAATCGTATCGAGCCTCTCTCGTACTGATGTGAGGAGTGCTATAGAGGAGAATCTTGTCGGAGATGTTTCGATAGGTAAAGCTATGGATACATACCATGAAACGTATGGAATATATCCATTTTCCAAATAA
- a CDS encoding dihydroorotate oxidase → MPFFDTFAIMNASGPHCTTLEELELIAQSDADYVIMKSCTLEPREGNPEPRYHAFENGSINSMGLPNLGYEKYIEFSHILSEKYHKPIIASIVGMKPEDFPTIVEAFELRSKVQALEINLSCPNVVGKPQIGYDFDDSRTILEKVCKFKKNTAFGIKLPPYFDFAHYEAMAKILLDFPIDFITCVNSVGNTLVLDPVNHKPVIKPKGGFGGLGGSIIKPVALANTRKFYELIGDKIQVVGCGGIVNGIDAYEYSLCGASAIQIATEFDRVGPSIFGKIQSEAREYAQSQGWENIEAAKGKLEVL, encoded by the coding sequence ATGCCTTTCTTCGATACGTTCGCGATCATGAATGCTTCTGGCCCGCACTGCACAACTCTCGAGGAACTCGAACTCATTGCACAATCTGACGCAGATTATGTTATCATGAAATCCTGCACTCTTGAACCACGTGAAGGTAATCCAGAGCCCAGATACCATGCATTCGAAAATGGATCTATCAACTCTATGTGACTTCCGAATCTTGGATATGAGAAATATATTGAGTTTTCGCATATACTTTCCGAAAAATATCACAAACCAATCATAGCAAGCATTGTTGGCATGAAACCTGAAGATTTCCCCACAATCGTAGAAGCATTCGAATTACGAAGCAAAGTTCAAGCCCTAGAAATCAATCTTTCTTGTCCAAATGTTGTTGGTAAACCACAGATTGGATATGATTTTGATGACTCTCGGACTATCCTTGAGAAAGTTTGCAAATTCAAGAAAAATACAGCGTTCGGAATCAAACTTCCGCCATATTTTGATTTTGCCCACTATGAAGCGATGGCAAAAATACTTCTCGACTTTCCTATCGATTTCATCACATGCGTAAACTCAGTTGGAAACACTCTTGTGCTCGATCCAGTAAATCATAAACCAGTCATTAAGCCAAAAGGGTGATTCGGTGGACTCTGAGGATCAATCATAAAACCTGTTGCCCTCGCGAACACCAGAAAATTCTATGAGCTGATTGGAGACAAGATTCAAGTTGTTGGATGTGGTGGAATAGTCAATGGTATCGATGCATACGAATATTCACTCTGTGGTGCGAGTGCTATACAGATAGCTACAGAATTCGACCGAGTAGGCCCTAGTATTTTCTGAAAAATACAATCTGAGGCGAGGGAATATGCACAATCCCAAGGATGGGAAAATATAGAGGCTGCGAAGGGAAAACTAGAAGTTTTATAA
- a CDS encoding ribonucleotide-diphosphate reductase subunit beta has protein sequence MSTQDKGNVVQRNPIFNPEGNDLISARTIIKASTTGIFNLNDVKYPWAKAMYQVMIGNFWVPEKVSGLKDDQRDFHSVLTPEEQRAYKGILSFLIFLDSIQTVNLPNFSDYITSPEVNLILAIQAYQESIHSQSYATILETVVSSEDRDAIYYYWREDEILLKRNAYIGKIYQDFIDEPTDHNFFRGIVANFLLESLYFYNGFAFFDTLVDHMKMPATGRMIAYIRRDELTHVTLFANIIKEIRKEFPEVYDEKLLREMTKTAVEQEIEWSKHILGNKIPGLNGETTEGYTRWLANQRLSMLGLEPLYPEAIVNPYKHLDRLQDPNADKGNFFETTVINYTQSSNMAGSWDF, from the coding sequence ATGTCTACACAAGATAAAGGAAATGTTGTTCAGAGAAATCCTATATTCAACCCAGAAGGGAATGATCTTATTTCTGCTCGAACGATTATCAAAGCTTCCACAACAGGAATTTTCAATCTCAATGATGTGAAATATCCATGGGCAAAAGCGATGTACCAAGTCATGATTGGGAATTTCTGGGTACCAGAAAAAGTCTCTGGACTCAAGGACGATCAACGAGATTTTCATAGTGTTCTCACACCTGAAGAACAACGCGCCTACAAAGGAATTCTCTCATTTCTCATTTTCTTGGATTCTATCCAGACCGTGAATCTTCCGAATTTTTCTGACTATATCACCAGTCCGGAAGTGAATCTCATTCTCGCAATCCAAGCCTACCAAGAATCCATTCATTCACAGAGCTACGCGACTATTCTCGAGACAGTGGTGAGCTCTGAAGATCGTGATGCTATATACTATTATTGGAGAGAAGATGAGATTCTCCTCAAGCGCAACGCCTATATCGGGAAAATTTATCAGGATTTCATCGACGAACCAACGGATCACAATTTCTTCCGTGGAATCGTCGCGAATTTCCTATTGGAAAGCCTCTACTTCTACAACGGATTCGCTTTCTTCGATACGCTCGTCGACCACATGAAGATGCCAGCAACTGGACGTATGATTGCCTATATCCGTCGTGATGAACTCACACATGTGACACTTTTCGCGAACATCATCAAGGAAATCCGAAAAGAATTCCCAGAAGTCTATGATGAGAAACTTCTCCGTGAGATGACCAAAACTGCCGTCGAACAAGAAATCGAATGGTCAAAACATATCCTCGGAAACAAAATCCCTGGACTCAATGGAGAAACTACAGAAGGATATACTCGTTGGCTCGCCAATCAGCGTCTCTCGATGCTCGGACTCGAACCACTCTACCCAGAAGCCATCGTGAATCCATACAAGCATCTCGATCGTCTTCAGGACCCAAATGCTGACAAAGGAAACTTCTTCGAGACAACGGTTATCAACTACACACAGAGCTCGAATATGGCAGGAAGCTGGGACTTCTAA